Genomic segment of Mycolicibacterium psychrotolerans:
TGGGCAGGCGGCGCCCGTAGATGTAGGTGAGGTACTGCCAGAGATTCGGCTTGTCGGCTGACATGGACGGCTCCTTGTGGGTGGGTTCAGGACTGTAGGGCGCCGGCCGCCAGCGCGGCCGTGTTCAGGCGAGTCAGCGCCTCGCGCAGCTGGTGCAGTTCGGCGAGGTCGACGCCCAGGCGCGCGACGACCGCGGGCGGAATCTCGAGGGCCCGTTCACGCAGCGCGACGCCCCGGTCGGTGAGTTCGACGTCGGTCGCGCGCTCGTCGGTGGCACTGCGCGTGCGGGTGATCAGGCCGAGCGCCTCCAAGCGTTTGAGCATCGGTGACAGGGTGGCCGACTCCATCTGCAGCGCGGTCGCGATCTGCTTCACCGACAGTGGTGCCCGGCCCTCGCCGGGCTGCTTGCGGTGATCCCACAGCGACAGCATCACCAGGTACTGCGGGTGGGTCAGACCCAGCGGCTCGAGCAGCGGCCGGTAGATCGCGAGCACCGCGCGGTTGGTGGCCGCCAAGGCGAAACAGACCTGCTGTTCCAGGGCCAGGGGATCCAGTTCGGCGGCGACGGTCACAGACCTATAGTGCGCTAATAGTTAGGGCACTAGCAATATGGTCGTTGTCACAGTGCGACCGGCATCTCCTTGCCGGGAATCGGCGCGCACCCGTAGCCTCGAAACGTGTCCGGTGTGACCGCCGTCCGTGCCGATGATCTCGCCACCCTCGACGTGTTCGCCGAGGTGCACGTGGAAGCGCTGGTGCCGCTGGCCGAACAGCTGCGGCCGTTGTCGGCGGCCGCCGGTCAGGTCCTCATGCAGCAGGGTGAGCTCGCGGTCAGCTTTCTGTTGATTGCGTCCGGTCACGCCGAGGTCAGCCATGTCGGCGCCGACGGTCACGACACCGTCGTCGATCTCACGCCGGGGCTCATCGTCGGCGAGATCGCGCTGCTCCGGGACGCCCCGCGTACCGCCACCGTCGTGGCCACCGTCCCGCTGACCGGCTGGGTCGGCGGCCGGGAAGCCTTCGCCACCATGCTGGAGATCCCCGGCATGATGGACAAACTGGTGCGCACGGCGCGCCAGCGGCTCGCCGCGTTCATCACGCCGATCCCGGTGATCATGCGCGACGGCAGCGTCCTGTATCTGCGGCCGGTGCTGCCGGGCGACAGCGAACGCACCACCGAGGGCCCGGTCGAGTTCTCCAGCGAGACCCTCTACCGCCGCTTCCAATCCGTCCGGTCCCCGACGAAATCGCTGATGGCCTACCTGTTCGAGGTCGACTATCTGGATCACTTCGTCTTCGTGCTGACCGACGGCGTGGACGGACCCGTGGTGGCGGACGCCCGGTTCGTGCGCGACGCGAACCACCCCGAGGAAGCCGAGATAGCGTTCATCGTCGGCGACGCCTACCAGGGCCGCGGCATCGGCACGTTCCTGATGCGTGCCATCTCGGTGGCCGCCCACGACGACGGCGTCCAGCGCTTCACCGCGCGGGTGCTGTCGGACAACCATCCGATGCGCTCGATCCTCGACCATTTCGGTGCGTGCTGGCACCGGGATGACCTGGGTGTCGTCACCACCGAGATCGACGTGCCGAAACCCGCTGAGCTGCCGTTCGATTCGGAGTTGGTGCGACAGATCCGCGATGTCGCGCGACAGGTGATCCGGGCCGTCGGATGACGCAGGGGCACCGCAGGCCGCCGCTGAACAAGGACACCCGCGTGTGCATCTCGCTGGCCGGGCGGCCGAGCAACATCGGCACCCGGTTCCACAACCACCTCTACGAGGTGCTCGGTCTGGACTTCCTCTACAAGGCGTTCACCACCACCGACATCGTCGCCGCCATCGGCGGTGTTCGAGCGCTCGGCATCCGCGGGTGCTCGGTGTCGATGCCGTTCAAGGAGGACGTGCTGAGCCTCGTCGACGAAATCGAGCCCTCCGCGCAGACGCTGCGCTCGGTGAACACGATCGTCAACGATGACGGCCGGCTGACCGCATCGAACACGGATTACCTTGCCGTGCAACACCTCGTCGACGACAACGGGCTCTCGTCGGAGCACTCGGTGCTGATCCGCGGCAGCGGCGGCATGGCCAGCGCGGTCGGAGCGGCCTTCGCCGACCGTGGTTTCGCCGGTGGCACCATCGTCGCGCGCAACGAACGGGCCGGTCGCGCACTTTCGCAGCGGTTGGGATACGAGTTCCTGCCCGACGCCGGTGGGCCGTGCGCGCGCACCGCCGACATCATCGTCAACGTCACCCCGATCGGGATGGCCGGCGGCGCCGAGGAGCGCGATCTCGCGTTCGACGACAGCGCAATTCGCCACGCGCGCACCGTCTTCGACGTGGTGGCTCTGCCCTCGGAGACGCCGCTGATCGCCGCTGCGCGCGCAGCCGGAGTGGACGTCATCACCGGGGCGCAGGTGATCGCGCTGCAGGCCGCCGAACAGTTCGAGCGCTATACCGGGGTACGCCCCAGCGCCGAGCAGATCGCCGAGGCGTCGGCGATCTCACGGGCGTGAACGATCAGGGCGTGATCTTGGCCTGCTCGTCGATCGTCGACGTCGCGTCCATCAACGGGTACGCCTGGTCCTCGGTGCCGTCGGCGTTGAGCTGCAACACGTACAGCGCGTCCTGGCCGGGGATCACCACGGTCTTCTGCGCCACCATCCGGGTCACCCCGTCCTTGGTGTAGGTCCCGCCGATCACCGTCGCCTCGAACCCGCTGAGCTTGTTCGGCTGCCCGCCTCCGGGTCCCTGGAACCCCGGCAGATTGCGGATGTCGCCCGGCGCGGCTTCGAGCACCTTCGCCGGGTCGACGTTCCCGGTCAGCTTGACCACCTTCGTGATCACCGTCGGCGGATCGGTCGCCATCGCCGGATCGGCGGTGAACGCCAAACCCATGTAGGCCCCCTCCGGCGTGTTCGGGCCCATGTCCTCCCACCCCTTCGGCGGCGGGATGTCGATGGTCGGCGAGCCGGGCTCGCCCGGACTCACCGGCGTCTCGACGATGTTGTTCTCCCGGATGTAGTCGGCGAGCGTCGGGGCGGGGGCGGCCGCCTGGGCCGACGTGGTCGGCGCGGGGCTCGAAGCCGCCGCCGAGGCGGACGACGACGCGGAGGAAGACGTGCTCGACTCCGTGGTGGCGCTGTCCGATCCGCAGCCGGACAATCCGACTCCGAACGTGACGGCTGCGATGGCGATGATGCCGGCCCGCAGAGGGATGGTCATGTCGTCTCCTGTCGGCCCCCGATTGGCAGCGAGAGCATAACCGGCCGGACGCGAGAACTCACCGATTCGCCTCGGGCGGTTTGCCGAAAAGGTCCCGGATCGGCGCCCCGAGTAGCAGGATCCCCAGTACCGACGCAAAGGGTTGGGGGTCGGACCATGAACGCTGTCGTTCGCTCGCTGTCCGCGCTCGTTCTGGTGACTGGTGTCGCTGTGCTCGCCGTGTCGTCGACACTGGTGTCTGCCGCGGTGACCCTGACCGCCACCACGACCGCGCTCGTGATGGGGGGCAGCTTCCATCCTCTGATGGAACCCCGGGACTCGCCGGCCTTCGTCGCGGCCTACCTCGACAACGCGGTCGACCAGCATCTGGATCCGGCGTTCGCTGCCGCCGGCCCGGTGACCAACGCGGTCGCCGTCTACGGCCCCGAGGACTTCTTCCCGATCGGACGGCTGACCTTCGACAAATCCGTTGCTGCCG
This window contains:
- a CDS encoding MarR family winged helix-turn-helix transcriptional regulator, translated to MTVAAELDPLALEQQVCFALAATNRAVLAIYRPLLEPLGLTHPQYLVMLSLWDHRKQPGEGRAPLSVKQIATALQMESATLSPMLKRLEALGLITRTRSATDERATDVELTDRGVALRERALEIPPAVVARLGVDLAELHQLREALTRLNTAALAAGALQS
- a CDS encoding GNAT family N-acetyltransferase → MSGVTAVRADDLATLDVFAEVHVEALVPLAEQLRPLSAAAGQVLMQQGELAVSFLLIASGHAEVSHVGADGHDTVVDLTPGLIVGEIALLRDAPRTATVVATVPLTGWVGGREAFATMLEIPGMMDKLVRTARQRLAAFITPIPVIMRDGSVLYLRPVLPGDSERTTEGPVEFSSETLYRRFQSVRSPTKSLMAYLFEVDYLDHFVFVLTDGVDGPVVADARFVRDANHPEEAEIAFIVGDAYQGRGIGTFLMRAISVAAHDDGVQRFTARVLSDNHPMRSILDHFGACWHRDDLGVVTTEIDVPKPAELPFDSELVRQIRDVARQVIRAVG
- a CDS encoding shikimate 5-dehydrogenase; this translates as MTQGHRRPPLNKDTRVCISLAGRPSNIGTRFHNHLYEVLGLDFLYKAFTTTDIVAAIGGVRALGIRGCSVSMPFKEDVLSLVDEIEPSAQTLRSVNTIVNDDGRLTASNTDYLAVQHLVDDNGLSSEHSVLIRGSGGMASAVGAAFADRGFAGGTIVARNERAGRALSQRLGYEFLPDAGGPCARTADIIVNVTPIGMAGGAEERDLAFDDSAIRHARTVFDVVALPSETPLIAAARAAGVDVITGAQVIALQAAEQFERYTGVRPSAEQIAEASAISRA
- a CDS encoding LpqN/LpqT family lipoprotein, encoding MTIPLRAGIIAIAAVTFGVGLSGCGSDSATTESSTSSSASSSASAAASSPAPTTSAQAAAPAPTLADYIRENNIVETPVSPGEPGSPTIDIPPPKGWEDMGPNTPEGAYMGLAFTADPAMATDPPTVITKVVKLTGNVDPAKVLEAAPGDIRNLPGFQGPGGGQPNKLSGFEATVIGGTYTKDGVTRMVAQKTVVIPGQDALYVLQLNADGTEDQAYPLMDATSTIDEQAKITP